The genomic window CCAAAGTCTGACCACTCACCACCCGCGCCACCCTCACCTGCTTTTGATTATTCTCAGACTGACTCTTGGCTTGACAACTCACCAAGAGCAATAAGCAAGCGAGAATGGCGATTTTTCGTAACCAATTTGTGACGGACTGGGGACTGGGGACTGGTGATTGGGGACTGGGTATGGAACAACAATCATTTTCCCCTGCCCCCCTGCACCCATGCCCCCCTGCACCCCTGCACCCCAGCTTCCTTGTCCCCATATCACTACTAATCTTCATCTAACGGTAAACCCGCTTTAACTCGTCCCTTACCAAAGTATTGCCCAAACTGGAGTTCATAAACTTCATCTTCGTCTTGGGTTTCTACTTCCAAGTCAGAACGAGCATAACTCACGCACAACAAAGCATAACCTTGCCGACGCAATTCTAGGGATAAGCCTACCGCCTCCGGTTGATATATATCCCCCGACAC from Nostoc sp. UHCC 0870 includes these protein-coding regions:
- a CDS encoding 2Fe-2S iron-sulfur cluster-binding protein, which encodes MSDTYTIKVRDRATGEEYTLQVPDDRYILHTAEHQGVELPFSCRNGACTTCAVRVVSGDIYQPEAVGLSLELRRQGYALLCVSYARSDLEVETQDEDEVYELQFGQYFGKGRVKAGLPLDED